In the genome of Deltaproteobacteria bacterium, the window AATCTTGAGACCTTCCTCGAATCCGGGACCCCGAAAGGAATCGATGGAGGTCCGATTGGCCTTGTCGTAAGAGGCTTTGAAGATGACCGGAATATCGAGCGCCGTGGAAATCGCCCGCACTTCGCGAGCGATCGCCAGGGTGAAGCCCTCGTCTTCCATGACACACGGTCCCAGTATGAATACAGGTGGGTGATTTCCGCCCACGATGATGGGCCCGATTTGAATCGCTCCGGTCATGCTTCCGCGGGCTTCCTTTCCTTGTATTTCAAGGCGGCTTCGACAAACGCCTTGAATAAAGGGTGGGGATTCATGGGACGGGACTTGAATTCCGGATGGAATTGGCACCCGAGAAACCAGGGATGATCTTCCATTTCGACGATCTCGACCAGCTGCTTGTCCCGAGAGAGGCCCGAAAAACGCAGTCCCGCCTGTTCGAGGGCTTGTCGAAATTCGTTGTTAAACTCGAAACGGTGGCGATGGCGCTCCGAAATCTCACGAGTTCGATACGCTGCAATGGCATGGGTCTTGTCCTCCAGCACGCACGGGTAGGCCCCCAGACGCATGGTCCCGCCCTTGTCCGAATGTTCGTCGCGACGCACCGTGGCGTTCTGCTGATAATCGAACCATTCCGTCATCAGATAGATGACCGGATAGGGGGTGTCCTTATCGAATTCCGTGCTGTTGGCTCCCGGCATGTTGGCCACGTTCCGGGCGAATTCCACGACGGCCATCTGCATACCCAGACATAATCCCAGAAACGGAATCTTGTTTTCTCTGGCATAGCGGATGGCCCGTATTTTACCTTCGATTCCACGTGAGCCGAAGCCTCCCGGAACCAGGATTCCGTCCGACTCCATCAATGTCTGGAGAGCCCGGTTGTCCTCCCCTTCACGCTTCTCGAGCATTTCCGAGTCAATGAACTCCAGACGAACCTTTGCATTATTGCCGACCCCTCCGTGCATAAGCGCTTCGTTCAAGCTCTTGTAGGATTCTCTCAGGTGGATGTACTTGCCCACGATGCCGATGGTTACCGATCGCTCCGGGTGCTTGATGGTGTGAACCAGATTCACCCACTCTTCGAGGCGCGGCGCCCGGGTCCAGATATTCAGGATTTCGACGACTCGATCGTCCAGCCCTTCCTGGTGGAAGATAAGGGGGACCTCGTAGATGCTTTCCACGTCTTTGG includes:
- a CDS encoding CTP synthase, yielding MTNRTHTKFIFVTGGVLSSLGKGLAAASIGALLESRGLKITLQKLDPYINVDPGTMNPFQHGEVFVTDDGAETDLDLGHYERYTHAKLTRGNNYTTGRIYYSVITKERRGEYLGGTVQVIPHITDEIKRSVLGVGDGVDVAIIEIGGTVGDIESLPFLEAIRQFRADLGKSNVCYIHLTLVPYIKTSGELKTKPTQHSVKELRSIGIQPDILLCRTEMDLSEDIKAKIALFCNVPTEAVITAKDVESIYEVPLIFHQEGLDDRVVEILNIWTRAPRLEEWVNLVHTIKHPERSVTIGIVGKYIHLRESYKSLNEALMHGGVGNNAKVRLEFIDSEMLEKREGEDNRALQTLMESDGILVPGGFGSRGIEGKIRAIRYARENKIPFLGLCLGMQMAVVEFARNVANMPGANSTEFDKDTPYPVIYLMTEWFDYQQNATVRRDEHSDKGGTMRLGAYPCVLEDKTHAIAAYRTREISERHRHRFEFNNEFRQALEQAGLRFSGLSRDKQLVEIVEMEDHPWFLGCQFHPEFKSRPMNPHPLFKAFVEAALKYKERKPAEA